A genomic region of Staphylococcus roterodami contains the following coding sequences:
- a CDS encoding YSIRK-type signal peptide-containing protein (The YSIRK form of extended signal peptide directs nascent proteins to the cross-wall site, while signal peptides lacking YSIRK direct proteins instead to the cell pole. A large fraction of YSIRK proteins are surface proteins anchored by sortase-mediated processing of a C-terminal LPXTG motif.), translating to MIREQERRKYSIRKYSIGVVSVLAATMFIVSTHDAKAAEKMPTSLSGTQQEKLNQSGEHRDIQRLQQDEQSLRQLNNAHKINSESQIGRQANDASQSSKQQPTKDDETDESQSNSKVTRNSDQQNVNQLSKDNSNKSTKNQDANKQNDIRVEQDNSESNADAIEVDKSQPSVQTQIPTTQDDKATSSSTTHSSKEKTTTASEIQDASTTNNPNQQDTHQVSQQIKDAKQDDAVHQRQDKPLVNDLNKHNNTQNSPTIPTDKNTDNQRLIKDALLAPKTRSTTNVATADAKKIHPLKANQVQPLNKYPVVFVHGFLGLVGDNAPALYPNYWGGNKFKVIEELKKQGYNVHQASVGAFSSNHDRAVELYYYIKGGRVDYGAAHAAKYGHERYGKTYKGIMPDWEPGKKVHLVGHSMGGQTIRLMEEFLRNGNQEEIAYHKEHGGEISPLFVGGKNNMVASITTLGTPHNGSQAADKFGNTETVRKIMYALNRIAGNKYSNIDLGLTQWGFKQQPNESYIDYMKRVSNSKIWTTTDNAAYDLTLDGSAKLNAMTSMNPNITYTTYTGVSSHTGPLGYENPDIGTFFLMDATSRIIGHDAREEWRKNDGVVPVISSLHPSNQPFVNVTSDEPVTRRGIWQVKPILQGWDHVDFIGIDFADFKRKGAELANFYTGIINDLLRVEATDEKVAQLKAS from the coding sequence ATGATAAGAGAACAAGAGAGAAGAAAGTATAGTATCAGAAAGTATTCTATTGGTGTGGTGTCAGTGCTAGCAGCAACAATGTTTATAGTATCAACACATGATGCAAAAGCTGCAGAAAAAATGCCAACGTCACTGTCAGGTACACAACAAGAAAAATTGAATCAATCGGGAGAACATAGGGATATTCAACGATTACAGCAAGATGAACAGTCATTAAGGCAATTAAACAACGCGCACAAAATAAATAGCGAAAGTCAAATTGGCAGACAAGCTAACGATGCGTCTCAATCATCAAAGCAACAACCAACTAAAGACGATGAAACGGATGAATCACAAAGTAATAGCAAAGTAACACGAAATTCTGATCAACAAAATGTCAATCAATTATCTAAAGATAATTCGAATAAAAGCACTAAAAATCAAGATGCTAATAAACAAAATGATATTCGTGTAGAACAGGATAATTCAGAATCAAATGCAGATGCGATAGAAGTTGATAAATCACAACCATCTGTTCAGACACAGATACCGACAACACAAGATGATAAGGCAACATCATCTTCAACTACACACTCATCAAAAGAAAAGACTACAACTGCATCGGAAATACAAGATGCATCCACAACTAATAATCCAAATCAACAGGACACACATCAAGTATCACAGCAAATTAAAGATGCTAAGCAAGATGATGCTGTTCATCAAAGACAAGACAAACCGCTAGTTAATGATTTAAATAAACATAACAATACTCAAAATTCCCCAACAATACCGACAGATAAAAATACGGATAATCAAAGACTAATTAAAGATGCACTTTTAGCACCTAAAACGCGCTCGACTACAAATGTAGCAACGGCAGATGCTAAAAAAATACATCCACTTAAAGCGAATCAAGTACAACCACTCAACAAGTATCCAGTTGTATTTGTACATGGCTTTTTAGGGTTAGTTGGCGACAATGCACCAGCATTATATCCGAATTACTGGGGTGGTAATAAGTTTAAAGTTATAGAAGAGCTGAAAAAACAAGGCTATAATGTCCATCAAGCAAGTGTCGGAGCTTTTAGTAGTAACCATGATCGTGCTGTAGAACTTTATTATTATATTAAAGGTGGACGCGTTGATTATGGCGCAGCTCACGCCGCAAAATACGGACATGAACGATATGGCAAAACATACAAAGGTATTATGCCGGATTGGGAACCAGGTAAAAAAGTACATCTAGTTGGACATAGTATGGGTGGTCAAACTATTCGTTTAATGGAAGAATTTTTAAGGAATGGTAATCAAGAAGAAATTGCTTACCATAAAGAGCATGGTGGAGAGATATCACCATTATTTGTTGGAGGTAAAAATAATATGGTTGCCTCGATTACAACATTAGGTACGCCACATAACGGTTCACAAGCGGCAGATAAATTTGGAAATACAGAGACCGTCAGAAAAATTATGTATGCATTGAATCGAATTGCAGGTAATAAATATTCAAATATCGATTTAGGTTTAACGCAATGGGGCTTTAAACAGCAACCGAATGAAAGCTATATTGATTATATGAAACGCGTGAGTAACAGTAAAATTTGGACGACAACAGATAATGCAGCATACGATTTAACGTTAGACGGATCTGCTAAATTGAATGCAATGACGAGTATGAATCCTAATATTACGTATACGACTTATACAGGTGTGTCTTCACATACTGGACCATTAGGATACGAAAATCCAGATATAGGTACGTTCTTTTTAATGGATGCAACAAGTAGAATTATTGGACATGATGCAAGAGAAGAGTGGCGTAAAAATGATGGTGTTGTACCGGTGATTTCATCGTTACATCCATCAAATCAGCCATTTGTAAATGTAACGTCTGATGAGCCGGTGACACGAAGAGGTATTTGGCAAGTTAAACCAATTTTACAAGGTTGGGATCACGTTGACTTTATCGGGATAGATTTTGCAGATTTTAAACGAAAAGGTGCAGAACTCGCAAATTTCTATACAGGTATTATTAACGACTTGTTGCGCGTTGAAGCAACTGATGAGAAAGTAGCACAATTGAAAGCAAGTTAA
- a CDS encoding YjiH family protein: MNNQRLNAQQPSAWRFYVYSLIGILCFFVPFTISENNTILVDHVHLAIRSLLGPLMPYIALIMIIIGAALPLIKRTFMTSMTNFIISSFKIAGAVIGIMYVFKIGPPLLFKANYGPFLFEKLMMPLSILIPVGAIALSLLVGYGLLEFVGVYMEPIMRPIFKTPGKSAIDAVASFVGSYSLGLLITNRVYKQGMYNKREATIIATGFSTVSATFMIIVAKTLNLMPHWNLYFWATLVITFIVTAITAWLPPIANESTEYYDGQEGDKEVAIEGSRLKTAYAEAMKQNASTPSLLKNIWDNLKDGLEMTVGILPSILSIGFLGLIVANYTPLIDWLGYIYYPFIYIFPIPDQVLLAKASAISIIEMFLPSLLVAKAAMSTKFVVGVVSVSAVIFFSALVPCILATEIKIPVWKLVIIWFLRVALSLLITIPFALFIFG, translated from the coding sequence ATGAATAATCAACGTTTAAATGCACAACAGCCAAGTGCATGGCGTTTTTATGTCTATAGCTTGATTGGTATACTTTGCTTTTTTGTACCTTTTACTATCAGTGAAAACAATACAATATTAGTGGATCATGTACATCTTGCAATTCGTTCATTGTTAGGTCCACTCATGCCTTATATCGCACTTATCATGATAATTATTGGTGCAGCATTACCGTTAATAAAACGGACTTTTATGACTTCGATGACTAACTTCATCATTTCATCATTTAAAATTGCAGGTGCAGTTATCGGTATAATGTATGTATTTAAAATCGGACCACCTTTATTATTTAAAGCAAACTATGGTCCATTTCTGTTTGAAAAATTAATGATGCCACTTAGCATTTTAATTCCTGTCGGTGCAATTGCACTTTCTTTATTAGTAGGTTATGGATTACTTGAGTTTGTCGGTGTTTATATGGAGCCTATTATGCGTCCTATATTTAAAACACCTGGTAAGTCAGCAATTGATGCAGTTGCTTCATTTGTTGGTAGTTATTCTTTAGGACTATTAATTACAAATCGAGTATATAAGCAAGGTATGTATAACAAAAGAGAAGCAACCATTATCGCAACTGGTTTCTCAACAGTATCAGCAACCTTTATGATTATCGTTGCTAAAACTTTAAATTTAATGCCTCATTGGAATTTATATTTCTGGGCTACATTGGTTATTACATTTATCGTGACTGCTATTACAGCTTGGTTGCCACCTATTGCTAATGAATCAACGGAATATTATGATGGCCAAGAAGGCGACAAAGAAGTTGCCATAGAAGGAAGTAGACTAAAAACTGCTTACGCAGAAGCAATGAAACAGAACGCGTCAACGCCGTCTCTATTAAAAAATATTTGGGATAACCTTAAAGATGGATTAGAAATGACTGTCGGTATTCTACCATCAATTTTGTCGATAGGATTTTTGGGGCTAATTGTAGCGAACTATACACCACTTATCGATTGGTTAGGGTATATTTATTATCCATTTATTTATATTTTCCCAATACCAGATCAAGTATTACTCGCAAAAGCTTCAGCAATTTCAATTATAGAAATGTTTTTACCATCATTATTAGTTGCTAAAGCCGCTATGAGTACAAAATTTGTAGTTGGTGTTGTAAGTGTATCAGCAGTAATCTTTTTCTCAGCTTTAGTGCCATGTATTTTAGCAACAGAAATTAAAATTCCTGTATGGAAGTTAGTAATTATTTGGTTTTTACGAGTAGCATTATCCCTATTAATTACAATTCCATTTGCGTTATTCATATTTGGATAA